From the Streptomyces sp. NBC_00390 genome, the window GAGAACCGTCGTCGCGTCGAGGTGGGCGAAGGTGGTGGCCGGCGCCGGGTCGGTCAGGTCGTCCGCGGGGACGTAGATCGCCTGCATCGAGGTGATCGAGTGACCACGGGTCGACGTGATGCGCTCCTGCAGCAGACCCATCTCGTCCGCCAGGTTCGGCTGGTAACCCACCGCGGACGGCATACGGCCGAGCAGGGTGGACACCTCGGAACCGGCCTGGGTGAACCTGAAGATGTTGTCGATGAAGAAGAGCACGTCCTGCTTCTGCACATCGCGGAAGTACTCCGCCATGGTCAGACCGGCCAGGGCGACGCGCAGACGGGTGCCCGGGGGCTCGTCCATCTGGCCGAAGACCAGCGCGGTCTTCTCCAGAACGCCGGACTCCTCCATCTCACCGATGAGGTCGTTGCCCTCACGCGTACGCTCACCGACACCCGCGAAGACGGAAACGCCCTCGTGGAGGTTGGCGACACGCATGATCATTTCCTGGATCAGAACGGTCTTGCCGACACCGGCACCACCGAACAGACCGATCTTTCCACCCTTGACGTACGGGGTGAGAAGGTCGACGACCTTCAGGCCGGTCTCGAACATCTCGGTCTTGGACTCGAGCTGGTCGAAGGCCGGGGCCTTGCGGTGGATCGGCCAGCGCTCGCCGACGTTGGCGTTCTCCTCGGGGTGGTTCAGCACCTCACCGAGGGTGTTGAACACCTTGCCCTTGGTGAAGTCGCCGACCGGGACGCTGATGCCCGCGCCCGTGTCGGTCACCGGGGCCTGGCGGACCAGACCGTCGGTGGGCTGCATCGAGATGGTGCGGACGATGCCGTCACCGAGGTGCTGGGCAACCTCGAGCGT encodes:
- the atpD gene encoding F0F1 ATP synthase subunit beta, with protein sequence MTTTVETAAATGRVARVIGPVVDVEFPVDAMPEIYNALHVEVADPAQDGAKKTLTLEVAQHLGDGIVRTISMQPTDGLVRQAPVTDTGAGISVPVGDFTKGKVFNTLGEVLNHPEENANVGERWPIHRKAPAFDQLESKTEMFETGLKVVDLLTPYVKGGKIGLFGGAGVGKTVLIQEMIMRVANLHEGVSVFAGVGERTREGNDLIGEMEESGVLEKTALVFGQMDEPPGTRLRVALAGLTMAEYFRDVQKQDVLFFIDNIFRFTQAGSEVSTLLGRMPSAVGYQPNLADEMGLLQERITSTRGHSITSMQAIYVPADDLTDPAPATTFAHLDATTVLSRPISEKGIYPAVDPLDSTSRILDPRYIAQDHYDAAMRVKGILQKYKDLQDIIAILGIDELGEEDKLVVHRARRVERFLSQNTHAAKQFTGVDGSDVPLDESISAFNAICDGEYDHFPEQAFFMCGGIEDLKANAKELGVS